Proteins found in one Plasmodium relictum strain SGS1 genome assembly, chromosome: 13 genomic segment:
- a CDS encoding peptidyl-prolyl cis-trans isomerase, putative has product MKIPNPRVYLDIAIGGRNAGRMIFELFMDKLPITCENFRCLCTGETGLGYYLKPRWYKNTPIHRIVTDFMFQGGDFNFGNGFGGESIYGQYFRNEKFIYKHSKRGVLSMCQTRIKHTNNSQFFVTFRSCSWLDKKHVVFGQLEYGFETLSFIEEQSTLIGKPKKQVYIYNCGEIPLDKIKYKYHRNSSDDYIIPDIEMPLLEKDINFNENTDFNELKKLYKYSRRF; this is encoded by the exons atgaaaatacCCAACCCTCGCGTTTATTTAGATATAGCTATAGGAGGAAGAAATGCTGGAAGAATGATATTTGAa cTTTTCATGGATAAACTACCAATAACTTGTGAAAATTTTCGTTGCCTGTGTACAG GAGAAACAGGTTTAggttattatttaaaaccAAGATGGTATAAAAATACTCCCATTCATAGAATTGTCACagatttt atGTTTCAAGGAGGAGACTTTAACTTTGGAAATGGTTTTGGTGGAGAATCAATATATGGGCAATATTTcagaaatgaaaaattcatatataaacATTCAAAAAGAg gAGTGTTATCTATGTGCCAAACAAGAATTAAGCATACAAACAATTCTCAATTTTTTGTAACTTTTAGAAGTTGTTCATGGCTAGATAAGAAGCAT gtAGTTTTTGGGCAATTGGAGTATGGTTTTGAAACTTTATCTTTTATCGAAGAACAATCAACATTAATAGGAAAACCAAAAAAACaagtttatatatacaattg cgGGGAAATTCctttagataaaataaaatataaatatcatAGAAATTCAAGTGATGATTATATTATACca GATATAGAAATGCCATTGTTAGAAAAggatataaattttaatgaaaatacagattttaatgaattgaaaaaattatataaatacagCAGAcgtttttaa
- a CDS encoding trimethylguanosine synthase, putative encodes MIKIKYNNFNDIRNNNSILNISFLVHPCYYTSFDLEENDLLNKMVCSNFLYFAEKINIYDKNESMKNFRKDDYLARELNFIKSSELLKNTYKYKIPIIYQNIKKFDLFDHSTINYYPINYNNKKKYIVRNKNYKSIQKERCFILDNEMIYSMTPEFISKNIGNNLLNYGKKLKKKKKNYESDIDTNEYKNVYKGYIIKGNNKKKIKREKNKNYNDNKINKVKEMILIYLDPFAGAGGNSTSIENAFTIASDISLIRIKECKHNCNFYNKNVDFILCDFFNIVNHFRKNTIDVIFLSIPWGGPTYKKKKKFELKSNENRLSIYSCLKESLKLANNLIFYLPRNVSMEDLLYLYKYYRKLVNLKKKKMKRDDIFIELYINRNRCSYRRTIDNSLCNFYYFFNQEHNEYNNEFNFSKIKKLFKINIDQCNDSLTFMKESRENISNENYEEKDECEKCKERSDESYVENNNECEKYNDEIVESHNNYNNKIKQKKTIWRWHNTSMVVYLGKISSFIRKKKIIDFNSIYYVHNSLVKVRMIKKKDKKNFSIYSFLENKKKKLFYDVVDDIKKKENLLRKLNINKNTIKNNLSNKYNNIISLNYFIKKKLYEIISKIISLFFQNIKNIIGFQKISFLNKIFIYIENDYEKILTRKLNNNGNLKKYETFIYPEEKTVTYLHPIINYFNFLIVKIKKILILLFGIYLYDISFLKYFFKYYKINLLTENINKRNLKNIHYNIIRFLFEFLLYMKIFINILNNNIKLLDLTNINFINNNFIYFLEFSNIKNKGYNYINYIDKNQFLLSYRNFIKKIILLSFNLEFRRKGTTIKKIVNIFFHFLFKVTNTKVTLNCLNNSSNEISIQYYKLNMCLVIVNFFTKQFLYNSNITSFLDYFNSLIYFYFNQIYILSNDHKNYSNIFIFYLNKFLNNKFYVNII; translated from the coding sequence atgattaaaattaaatataataattttaatgacaTAAGGAACAATAAtagtattttaaatataagcTTTTTAGTTCATCCTTGTTATTATACTTCATTTGATTTAGAGGAAAATGACTTGCTAAATAAAATGGTTtgttctaattttttatattttgcagaaaaaataaatatatatgataaaaatgaatcaaTGAAAAACTTTAGAAAAGATGATTATTTAGCTAGAGAATTAAACTTTATTAAAAGTTCTGAACTATTAAAgaatacatataaatataaaattccaataatatatcaaaatattaaaaaatttgatttatttGATCACAGTACAATTAATTATTATcctataaattataataataagaaaaaatatatagtaagaaataaaaattataaatcaaTTCAAAAAGAAAGATGTTTTATATTAGATAATGAAATGATTTATTCTATGACTCCTGAATTTATTTCCAAAAATATtggaaataatttattaaattatgggaaaaaattaaagaaaaaaaaaaaaaattatgaaagtGATATAGACAcgaatgaatataaaaatgtgtACAAAGGATATATAATTAAAggcaataataaaaaaaaaataaaaagagaaaaaaataaaaattataatgataataaaattaataaggtAAAAGAAATGATACTGATTTATTTAGATCCATTTGCTGGAGCTGGAGGAAATAGCACTAGCATAGAAAATGCTTTTACTATTGCATCAGATATTAGTTTAATTAGAATAAAAGAATGCAAGCAtaattgtaatttttataataaaaatgttgattttattttatgtgatttttttaatatagtaaatcattttagaaaaaatacaatagacgtaatttttttaagtattcCTTGGGGAGGAccaacatataaaaaaaaaaaaaaatttgaattaaaatcCAATGAAAATAGATTGTCTATTTATTCATGTTTAAAAGAGTCATTAAAGCTAGCAAAcaatttgattttttatttaccaAGAAATGTTTCTATGGAAGACCtattatatctttataaatattatagaaaactggttaatttaaaaaaaaaaaaaatgaaaagagatgatatttttattgaattatatattaacagAAATAGGTGCAGTTACCGTAGAACCATTGATAATagtttatgtaatttttactatttttttaatcaagAACacaatgaatataataatgaatttaacttttcaaagataaaaaaattgttcaaaataaatattgatCAGTGCAACGATTCTTTAACTTTTATGAAAGAAAGCAgagaaaatatttcaaatgaaaactatgaagaaaaagatgaATGTGAAAAATGCAAAGAAAGAAGTGATGAAAGTTatgtagaaaataataatgaatgcgaaaaatataatgatgaAATTGTTGAAAgtcataataattataataataaaataaaacaaaaaaaaacaatatggAGATGGCATAATACTTCTATGGTTGTTTATTTAGGAAAAATATCATCAttcataagaaaaaaaaaaatcattgaTTTTAATAGTATTTATTATGTTCACAACAGTTTAGTAAAAGTTagaatgataaaaaaaaaagataagaaaaatttttctatatattcatttctagaaaataaaaagaaaaaattattctatGATGTCGTAGacgatataaaaaaaaaagaaaatttattgagaaaattaaatataaataaaaatactataaaaaataacttatcaaataaatacaacaatataatttctttaaattactttattaaaaaaaaattatatgaaattattagtaaaataatatctctattttttcaaaatataaaaaacataattGGTTTTCAAAAGATTagctttttaaataaaatttttatatatatagaaaatgattatgaaaaaattttaacaagaaaattaaataataatggtaatttaaaaaagtacGAAACATTCATATATCCAGAAGAGAAAACAGTTACATACTTGCATCctataattaattattttaattttctaattgtaaaaattaagaaaatattaattttattatttgggatatatttatatgatatATCATTcctgaaatatttttttaaatactataagataaatttattaacagaaaatataaacaaaagaaatttaaaaaatattcattacaATATAATTAGGTTTTTGTTTGAATTTCTTCTctatatgaaaatttttataaatatattgaataataatattaaattactaGACTTAACCaacataaattttattaataataatttcataTACTTTTTGGaattttctaatataaaaaacaaagGTTATAATTACATTAAttatattgataaaaatCAGTTTTTATTAAGTTAtagaaattttataaaaaaaattattctactttcttttaatttagaatTTAGAAGAAAAGGTACTACTATCAAGAAaattgtaaatattttttttcattttttatttaaagtaaCAAATACAAAAGTTACTTTAAATTGCCTAAATAATAGTTCAAATGAAATAAGTAtacaatattataaattaaatatgtgTTTAGtaattgtaaatttttttacaaaacaatttttatataatagtaATATCACATCATTTTTGGATTACTTTAATTcactaatttatttttatttcaatcaaatatatatattatctaaTGATCacaaaaattattcaaacatttttatattttatttaaacaaatttttaaataataaattttatgtaaatattatataa